A window from Candidatus Rickettsiella viridis encodes these proteins:
- the hspQ gene encoding heat shock protein HspQ, whose protein sequence is MTDTIKARFGIGEIVQHNLFGYRGVIVDADAGFQGDEGWYNKNAPGNPSKSQPWYHLLVHGSVHHAYAAEINLVKDDTSDPVEHPELDYFFDTFIDGMYHRRRYSN, encoded by the coding sequence ATGACAGATACTATCAAAGCACGTTTTGGCATTGGCGAAATTGTGCAACATAATTTGTTTGGCTATCGTGGCGTCATTGTCGACGCCGACGCTGGCTTTCAAGGTGATGAAGGCTGGTATAATAAAAATGCGCCTGGGAATCCCTCTAAAAGCCAACCCTGGTATCATCTTTTAGTTCACGGCTCAGTGCACCATGCCTATGCAGCAGAAATTAACTTGGTAAAAGACGATACCTCAGACCCTGTTGAACACCCTGAATTAGATTATTTTTTCGATACTTTTATAGACGGTATGTACCATCGTCGCCGTTATAGCAATTAA
- the xth gene encoding exodeoxyribonuclease III, giving the protein MFTIATWNVNSLRVRLNHVLEWLALRKPDVLALQETKVEDQHFPEEALRQAGYHVFFNGQKTYNGVALLSCSPLHNLLTALPNLDDIQRRVLIANIGNLRIVNVYVPNGASPDSEKYIYKLNWLNKLQAYLQQELIQHPRLIVLGDFNIAPEDKDVHDPAAWEGHVLVSPAERNALKGILDLGLKDSFRLLNTEPGQYSWWDYRAGAFRRNNGLRIDHILSSSELAPHCVRCEIDKEIRGWEKPSDHVPIIASYENIN; this is encoded by the coding sequence ATGTTTACGATTGCAACCTGGAATGTTAACTCGTTACGTGTGCGACTTAACCATGTATTAGAATGGTTAGCACTACGAAAGCCCGATGTACTCGCTTTACAAGAAACCAAAGTCGAAGATCAACATTTTCCTGAAGAAGCATTACGCCAAGCGGGTTATCATGTTTTTTTCAATGGCCAAAAAACTTATAATGGCGTTGCACTACTTAGTTGCTCACCGCTGCATAATCTGCTTACCGCCTTACCCAACTTAGATGATATTCAACGGCGCGTTTTAATTGCCAATATCGGCAATTTACGTATCGTGAATGTCTATGTGCCGAATGGTGCTAGCCCCGACTCCGAAAAATATATCTATAAACTAAATTGGCTTAATAAATTACAAGCCTATTTACAACAAGAATTAATCCAGCATCCGCGTTTAATCGTACTCGGCGATTTTAATATTGCGCCTGAAGATAAAGATGTCCACGATCCGGCGGCCTGGGAAGGCCATGTATTGGTTAGCCCGGCTGAACGTAACGCGCTAAAAGGCATCTTGGACTTAGGATTAAAAGATAGTTTTCGCTTACTCAATACTGAACCAGGACAATATAGCTGGTGGGATTATCGTGCTGGCGCATTTCGACGCAATAATGGCTTACGAATTGATCATATTCTAAGCAGTTCTGAGCTAGCGCCTCATTGCGTACGTTGTGAAATCGATAAAGAAATACGTGGATGGGAAAAACCATCTGACCACGTTCCCATCATAGCAAGTTATGAAAATATCAACTAG